The Scomber scombrus chromosome 5, fScoSco1.1, whole genome shotgun sequence genome window below encodes:
- the taf15 gene encoding TATA-binding protein-associated factor 2N isoform X2, with translation MATDSGYGQHGGSQSYGSYTGQQSGQSYGQGNGSGSYTGQSYGSYGQPAATQDGYNPPQAGYGQQPQSYGSYGQESSGYGDKSTTSSSSTPSYGQGSGSYGQQGSYGSQGQGSYAAQSQGGDSFGQPGSYSSQGAGAAAAAAGGGGGGGGGTGGSGGSGYGRWSEGESGGQRGRFGSDQGDRSDGGGYRGRGRGGYDRGGYDRSGGYERSGYDRGGRGGPPGMGGGDRGGFKNYGGSRDYSSRDEPAAGEQDNSDNNTIFVQGLGEDVTVQEVGDFFKQIGIIKVNKKTGQLMINIYSDKVTGRPKGECTVSFDDPPSAKAAIDWFDGKEFQGKPLKVSFATRRAEFTQRGGGGGGGGGGGGGGGGGGGGGGGRGFRGRGGGGPSFDIKGGDWPCPNSSCGNMNFARRQECNKCGAPKPGDGGFGGGDRGGRGGYGGDRGGGGFRGRGGGFRGGDRGGYGGGGGGGYGGGGYKMGGRGDRRDDRRERPY, from the exons attCAGGCTACGGCCAGCATGGTGGCTCACAAAG CTACGGATCATATACCGGTCAACAGAGTGGACAG AGTTATGGACAAGGAAACGGCAGCGGCTCTTATACGGGACAGAGCTACGGTAGTTATGGTCAACCAGCTGCGACACAAG ATGGTTACAACCCTCCTCAGGCAGGCTACGGGCAGCAACCACAGAGCTATGGAAGTTATGGACAGGAGTCATCTGG GTATGGCGACAAGTCGACAACATCGTCGTCGTCTACACCATCATATGGACAAGGATCAGGGTCCTATGGGCAGCAAGGCTCCTATGGCAGTCAAGGGCAGGGGTCCTATGCTGCTCAGAGCCAAGGAGGAGACAGCTTTGGACAGCCGGGATCTTACAGTAGCCAgggagcaggagcagcagcagcagcagcaggaggaggaggaggaggtggtggcgGCACTGGCGGCAGTGGCGGCAGTGGCTACGGAAGATGGAGTGAAG GTGAAAGTGGTGGTCAGCGTGGGAGGTTTGGAAGTGACCAAGGAGACCGTTCAGACGGAGGTGGCTACAGAGGCCGAGGCCGTGGTGGCTATGACCGTGGCGGTTATGACCGCAGTGGGGGATATGAGCGCAGTGGATACGACCGTGGCGGAAGAGGTGGACCTCCTGGTATGGG AGGTGGTGACCGTGGTGGCTTCAAAAATTACGGTG GCTCTCGAGACTACAGCTCAAGGGATGAACCAG CTGCTGGGGAGCAGGACAACTCTGACAACAACACCATTTTTGTGCAGGGACTGGGAGAAGATGTCACAGTTCAGGAAGTCGGTGACTTCTTCAAGCAAATCGGCATCATCAAG GTGAACAAGAAAACCGGCCAGCTAATGATCAACATCTACTCGGACAAAGTCACCGGTCGGCCGAAAGGAGAATGTACAGTGTCATTTGATGACCCGCCATCAGCCAAAGCTGCTATTGATTGGTTTGATG GCAAGGAGTTCCAAGGCAAACCCCTCAAAGTATCGTTTGCCACCCGCAGAGCCGAGttcacacagagaggaggaggaggaggaggaggaggcggcggcggcggaggaggaggaggaggaggaggaggtggtggtggaagaG GTTTCAGGGGTCGTGGTGGTGGAGGACCCAGCTTTGACATTAAGGGAGGAGACTGGCCCTGTCCCAACAG CTCTTGCGGCAACATGAATTTCGCACGACGACAGGAGTGTAACAAGTGTGGAGCCCCCAAACCAGGAGATGGAGGATTTGGAGGTGGAG ATCGTGGAGGCAGAGGAGGTTACGGAGGTGACAGAGGCGGCGGTGGCTTCCGAGGGCGTGGTGGAGGCTTCCGTGGAGGAGATCGTGGTGGCTATGGAGGCGGTGGCGGCGGTGGATACGGAGGAGGAGGCTACAAAATGGGAGGACg AGGTGACCGCAGAGACGACAGAAGAGAGCGACCATACTAA
- the taf15 gene encoding TATA-binding protein-associated factor 2N isoform X1, with product MATDSGYGQHGGSQSYGSYTGQQSGQSYGQGNGSGSYTGQSYGSYGQPAATQDGYNPPQAGYGQQPQSYGSYGQESSGYGDKSTTSSSSTPSYGQGSGSYGQQGSYGSQGQGSYAAQSQGGDSFGQPGSYSSQGAGAAAAAAGGGGGGGGGTGGSGGSGYGRWSEGESGGQRGRFGSDQGDRSDGGGYRGRGRGGYDRGGYDRSGGYERSGYDRGGRGGPPGMGGGDRGGFKNYGGSRDYSSRDEPAAGEQDNSDNNTIFVQGLGEDVTVQEVGDFFKQIGIIKVNKKTGQLMINIYSDKVTGRPKGECTVSFDDPPSAKAAIDWFDGKEFQGKPLKVSFATRRAEFTQRGGGGGGGGGGGGGGGGGGGGGGGRGGRGGFRGRGGGGPSFDIKGGDWPCPNSSCGNMNFARRQECNKCGAPKPGDGGFGGGDRGGRGGYGGDRGGGGFRGRGGGFRGGDRGGYGGGGGGGYGGGGYKMGGRGDRRDDRRERPY from the exons attCAGGCTACGGCCAGCATGGTGGCTCACAAAG CTACGGATCATATACCGGTCAACAGAGTGGACAG AGTTATGGACAAGGAAACGGCAGCGGCTCTTATACGGGACAGAGCTACGGTAGTTATGGTCAACCAGCTGCGACACAAG ATGGTTACAACCCTCCTCAGGCAGGCTACGGGCAGCAACCACAGAGCTATGGAAGTTATGGACAGGAGTCATCTGG GTATGGCGACAAGTCGACAACATCGTCGTCGTCTACACCATCATATGGACAAGGATCAGGGTCCTATGGGCAGCAAGGCTCCTATGGCAGTCAAGGGCAGGGGTCCTATGCTGCTCAGAGCCAAGGAGGAGACAGCTTTGGACAGCCGGGATCTTACAGTAGCCAgggagcaggagcagcagcagcagcagcaggaggaggaggaggaggtggtggcgGCACTGGCGGCAGTGGCGGCAGTGGCTACGGAAGATGGAGTGAAG GTGAAAGTGGTGGTCAGCGTGGGAGGTTTGGAAGTGACCAAGGAGACCGTTCAGACGGAGGTGGCTACAGAGGCCGAGGCCGTGGTGGCTATGACCGTGGCGGTTATGACCGCAGTGGGGGATATGAGCGCAGTGGATACGACCGTGGCGGAAGAGGTGGACCTCCTGGTATGGG AGGTGGTGACCGTGGTGGCTTCAAAAATTACGGTG GCTCTCGAGACTACAGCTCAAGGGATGAACCAG CTGCTGGGGAGCAGGACAACTCTGACAACAACACCATTTTTGTGCAGGGACTGGGAGAAGATGTCACAGTTCAGGAAGTCGGTGACTTCTTCAAGCAAATCGGCATCATCAAG GTGAACAAGAAAACCGGCCAGCTAATGATCAACATCTACTCGGACAAAGTCACCGGTCGGCCGAAAGGAGAATGTACAGTGTCATTTGATGACCCGCCATCAGCCAAAGCTGCTATTGATTGGTTTGATG GCAAGGAGTTCCAAGGCAAACCCCTCAAAGTATCGTTTGCCACCCGCAGAGCCGAGttcacacagagaggaggaggaggaggaggaggaggcggcggcggcggaggaggaggaggaggaggaggaggtggtggtggaagaGGTGGGAGAGGAG GTTTCAGGGGTCGTGGTGGTGGAGGACCCAGCTTTGACATTAAGGGAGGAGACTGGCCCTGTCCCAACAG CTCTTGCGGCAACATGAATTTCGCACGACGACAGGAGTGTAACAAGTGTGGAGCCCCCAAACCAGGAGATGGAGGATTTGGAGGTGGAG ATCGTGGAGGCAGAGGAGGTTACGGAGGTGACAGAGGCGGCGGTGGCTTCCGAGGGCGTGGTGGAGGCTTCCGTGGAGGAGATCGTGGTGGCTATGGAGGCGGTGGCGGCGGTGGATACGGAGGAGGAGGCTACAAAATGGGAGGACg AGGTGACCGCAGAGACGACAGAAGAGAGCGACCATACTAA
- the taf15 gene encoding TATA-binding protein-associated factor 2N isoform X3: protein MVAHKATDHIPVNRVDRVMDKETAAALIRDRATVVMVNQLRHKMVTTLLRQATGSNHRAMEVMDRSHLGMATSRQHRRRLHHHMDKDQGPMGSKAPMAVKGRGPMLLRAKEETALDSRDLTVAREQEQQQQQQEEEEEVVAALAAVAAVATEDGVKVKVVVSVGGLEVTKETVQTEVATEAEAVVAMTVAVMTAVGDMSAVDTTVAEEVDLLVWGSRDYSSRDEPAAGEQDNSDNNTIFVQGLGEDVTVQEVGDFFKQIGIIKVNKKTGQLMINIYSDKVTGRPKGECTVSFDDPPSAKAAIDWFDGKEFQGKPLKVSFATRRAEFTQRGGGGGGGGGGGGGGGGGGGGGGGRGGRGGFRGRGGGGPSFDIKGGDWPCPNSSCGNMNFARRQECNKCGAPKPGDGGFGGGDRGGRGGYGGDRGGGGFRGRGGGFRGGDRGGYGGGGGGGYGGGGYKMGGRGDRRDDRRERPY from the exons ATGGTGGCTCACAAAG CTACGGATCATATACCGGTCAACAGAGTGGACAG AGTTATGGACAAGGAAACGGCAGCGGCTCTTATACGGGACAGAGCTACGGTAGTTATGGTCAACCAGCTGCGACACAAG ATGGTTACAACCCTCCTCAGGCAGGCTACGGGCAGCAACCACAGAGCTATGGAAGTTATGGACAGGAGTCATCTGG GTATGGCGACAAGTCGACAACATCGTCGTCGTCTACACCATCATATGGACAAGGATCAGGGTCCTATGGGCAGCAAGGCTCCTATGGCAGTCAAGGGCAGGGGTCCTATGCTGCTCAGAGCCAAGGAGGAGACAGCTTTGGACAGCCGGGATCTTACAGTAGCCAgggagcaggagcagcagcagcagcagcaggaggaggaggaggaggtggtggcgGCACTGGCGGCAGTGGCGGCAGTGGCTACGGAAGATGGAGTGAAG GTGAAAGTGGTGGTCAGCGTGGGAGGTTTGGAAGTGACCAAGGAGACCGTTCAGACGGAGGTGGCTACAGAGGCCGAGGCCGTGGTGGCTATGACCGTGGCGGTTATGACCGCAGTGGGGGATATGAGCGCAGTGGATACGACCGTGGCGGAAGAGGTGGACCTCCTGGTATGGG GCTCTCGAGACTACAGCTCAAGGGATGAACCAG CTGCTGGGGAGCAGGACAACTCTGACAACAACACCATTTTTGTGCAGGGACTGGGAGAAGATGTCACAGTTCAGGAAGTCGGTGACTTCTTCAAGCAAATCGGCATCATCAAG GTGAACAAGAAAACCGGCCAGCTAATGATCAACATCTACTCGGACAAAGTCACCGGTCGGCCGAAAGGAGAATGTACAGTGTCATTTGATGACCCGCCATCAGCCAAAGCTGCTATTGATTGGTTTGATG GCAAGGAGTTCCAAGGCAAACCCCTCAAAGTATCGTTTGCCACCCGCAGAGCCGAGttcacacagagaggaggaggaggaggaggaggaggcggcggcggcggaggaggaggaggaggaggaggaggtggtggtggaagaGGTGGGAGAGGAG GTTTCAGGGGTCGTGGTGGTGGAGGACCCAGCTTTGACATTAAGGGAGGAGACTGGCCCTGTCCCAACAG CTCTTGCGGCAACATGAATTTCGCACGACGACAGGAGTGTAACAAGTGTGGAGCCCCCAAACCAGGAGATGGAGGATTTGGAGGTGGAG ATCGTGGAGGCAGAGGAGGTTACGGAGGTGACAGAGGCGGCGGTGGCTTCCGAGGGCGTGGTGGAGGCTTCCGTGGAGGAGATCGTGGTGGCTATGGAGGCGGTGGCGGCGGTGGATACGGAGGAGGAGGCTACAAAATGGGAGGACg AGGTGACCGCAGAGACGACAGAAGAGAGCGACCATACTAA